GTTGGGTCCCTGACACCGCGTGTCACTTGTCCGTCAGCGTCTGAAACCGTTTTGGAACGAGCCCAAGTCGCGCGGCGTTTGTTTTCTGACTGCTCACGCGAGATAATAGATAGTTTTCCAGTAGTGGGTGGATATTATTGACCCGGGTGCTGGATTGGGAAGGAAGACTCAACCTTGGACCCGGGGGTTGGATTTACCGTTTGGATTGGTGTTTGGAGTCCATCGTGGCTCGAGCGGCCATGCAGCAGACGAATTTTGTCATGGTCGACCGTTGGAGGCTTGGAGTTGGAGCATTTGCCAGTTGATCGGGGGCCGCCATGTAGGTAGCAGGCCAGCCATCCGATCACCCGATGAACTGGTTGGTGGATAACAGCCTGACATGGAACAGGCTTCTTGTCTGAGCGCTGACGCCGTCACGCCGCTGGGTGAGCGGCAGCCCAGAAAGTTAGTGTTCCTGGATCGCCTGAACGGACGTGAGGTGCGTCCCTGGCTCCCGACAGGAATCGCCAGCAAGCCATCGGGCAGCATACCATTGCCGAGTAAGGAGACGCAGCTGATGCAGGGGCCGCAGCGGTGCAATTGGCTGGATGCCTGTTGTTTTCCCTCGTCGTAAGCGAAGCGAAGATGAATGCTTTTAGCCTTTTCGAAGACTGGCGATGGCCTGCACTcgatggatgatggatgcTGATGGCTGAATGATGGCATTCAATGATTCAAGGCTACTGCCCGAACTAGCAGAgtcaagaatcaagaatTCAAGATCAAGCCGTTACTGTTACTGCCCCGTCCGGGTTTGACTTTGAGCCCACCCTGTTTGGCTTACGAATACGTTCCTGATACCGTACCATACGCCCCGCTCCAGCCTACCAGCCACGAGTTCAGCAGCGCTAGTCTTGGTGGGGAATAGCGATCCCGAAACTAAACCACATTGGGCGGCACATCTCCTGACTGAGCGCGCAGTGTTGAGGGTGCGCTCTACGGCGGTCACCACCACGAGGAACTGGTCTGGCCGACTCTCCCTCCACTTCGTctgtcgcttctcctcctttcctcttccccttccctccccatcccatcTTTTCCATCATTGCtgtttttccttttcacATTCATTCATTTGAttcattcttttttttacttttactCTCTTGTCTCGTCCGTTCCACTCTTTTACGGTCGATTCTACCCACTCTTTTCGCGTACCCCAGGTCGGTGTGATCGCTCATTTGTCACCCTCACCAACTCCTAGACAAACAGTTAGCCAGACAGACAGATCAACTTGTTGTATTGCAATCCAATGCTCCTTTGATCCCGAGTCTAACGAATCACACTCCTTCTACGGTCGCGAAGAGTCATCACCGttctcttcgtcaacaaAGCTGCCTTGgccagcttcgccttctttcgACATTTATATAACTTCTACGCTTCTGCGACGCGCTCATCGGTCAGCTTTGCGTCTGGGCAGTTCACTCCCAGCCAAAGCCCATCCATTCTTTTGATTACACACCAATCCTCTAGCGCTTGACGCAGCTGGAGACATTTCAGACCATCCCAACCAACTGTTTGACTGTCGGCCGGGTCGTCATCTCAATCCCTTCCCTCCCTCGACCATCTCCAATTCTGGTCGTATCTCCTTTGCCACTGTTTTTATCCTTCGTCCAATCCCTGCAAACATGTCTGCGACAGGTACTCCCGACCCGTCGACCGTTTCGACCTCCGCGACCGCGGCTGCGCACACAACTTCACCCTCATCGGCCGCCACAaccccttctccatccacttctAGTGCTACGACCGCCCCTTCCACATCAGCTCGCCGTCCTCAGCGGAAAAGCACCCTCACCCAACAACAAAAGAACAATAAGCGCCAACGGGCGACTCAGGACCAGCTAGTTCTTCTCGAGGTGGAATTCAACAAGAACCCTACCCCCACGGCTGCCACGCGAGAAAGGATAGCGCAGGAAATCAACATGACTGAGCGCTCCGTCCAGATTTGGTTTCAGAACAGGTTCGTATTCAATCATCTAGCACCTATTTGTTCTTGGCTCATACAATATTGCAGGCGCGCAAAAATTAAGATGCTTGCGAAAAAGAGCATCGAAACCGGTGAAGGTTGCGACTCTATTCCCGAGTCGATGCGCCAATACCTAGCTATGCAATTTGATCCCACCAAACCGGGTTCGCGAGACCCCTTTGGCCGGACCGGCGGATATGGAGCCAGTGGTGCTTTTCCCAATGAGCCTATCCCCACAGGCAAAGTCGGTGAGTACTACTCGACCTTGCCGCCAATTCAAATACCCCGTAATCATTGCTGACAATGACAGTGATTCACCATTTTACCTGTCGATCCCTGACAATTGGAAGTTGGAGGCGCATCGGACAAAATGCAATGGATCTGGTTGTTTTCTACTCTCCCGAAAAGGCGTGCATGACATACTACATCAACAATGATGCGGCTGGGTACAAAATCGAATACCCCTTTGCTTACATCAAGAACATCACATTGGAATCGGGCGACCAGGGGCCGCAACCCAACGGTGCGCCTGCGCGTCCTACCGGCCTGGTTGTTGAGTTGAACCGACCGCCCCTCTTTTACATGGattcctccaactccggGGGTTTCTACCAGTGCGGCGACTTTACGGAGGATCAGCAAGCAAGTTCGATGATGGTACACCGTCTTGGTGGACATCCCAAGGTTCTGAGCGTTCAACTTGCAAAGTTGGTGTCGTTGGAATCATTCCAGAATCGTCTGGCGTATGGAAACTTCCCGTCCAACGGCCCCATGTCCCCGCCTTTCATTCAACGCCCAGCTTCGCAGCCAAACCAGTTTGCTCCCGGATTTATGGGTATGTATGCAGAGAACCCAGCCGTGATGAACCTCCAGGCTACGCGTGGACATAAACGGCAACGGAGCCGCTCCGTCCCCGTGGCAGTTGATTTCTCGACATTGGGAGCGCCGATGACGCCGTTCAGCATGCCACAAGCGCCGCAGTATAACCAGAACGATTCGAGTATATACGCCCCGGTACCACAGTCGGCACACTCCCTCGCTACAAACCTTCGCATTGATACGTCCTCTGGCTATGCGTTTGATCCCCGCACTCATCCTATGTCGGCTACCACAACTGCGTCTCCGTCGGATTTCGCCAGCCCAGCCCTCTTTAGCTCAGCGCCCCAAGGAGATTCGACACCGGTGGCTGGAAACCTGGGATCTCAGTTCACTCTGCCGTTTGTGTCGCCTGCTGTTGAATCAGGAGTAGCCACCCAGGCTGCTTCCCCATACTCGAATGTGAGCCACGTCGATCCCATGATCGCCAATCATTCCCCTCCCTTGACAAGCATGTCACACACGCCACAAGACATGTACAGCATGGGAAACGAGCACCAGACCAACTATACTGAGGATGGTCTGCCCATGGGTGGGATGTTCAAACACATGAATTTCCCGGTATCTACATCAATGGGTCTTGAAAGCAACACGTACGAGATGCCGATGCACCCCATGTCTGGGCACAATTCACCCGGAATCCAGGGTGAATATCAGGGTATGACATTGGAAAACGTCGATCCAAATGTTTTGACTCCTGGCTCATGAGCAATCGCCCGGGCCTTTTCCATTCGTTCTCCTGGCATTTTGCTATCTGGCTTTGCCTGTCGGATTGTAGTTTCTGAAAATATGGAACCACGAAAGGCTTCGCGTCCCGGAAGATTCCGGCGAGCATCATCTATTGAAGCAGCTCTATAAATAGTGGAAATATCGGCAGACTGCCGATACTTCGTCTACGGACGAAGAGGGGTATATCTCTTTTGTTTGTGGTATATGGTCTGAGCATCTTCACTTTTGTTTTGTATTAATATCCTTCGACTACGCGGCTGGTCCTTAGCGATTTTTGAGGCCGACTTGCTGTTggcactttttttttcttttttcttcttttttttcccttccgCCTTCTTGCTTTCTGGTTTGCCCTTGGCCTTTACGTttttcattttcttttttcttctatttttcTGATTCTATTTACTTTGATATACCTGGTCAGGGCATTTAACGCGGTCATGCAAGAAAGTCGGACAAAGATGGTGATTATTCCCTTTTGCTTTACAGGTCGGCGGGTTAGGAAATGTTTGCATATTCCCTTTGTGATGGATTCTTTTTGTGTTTTGAGTCCTTGAGTCTAAGTTTCTGATCTCTGCATTTCTACTGCATTGGCTTGTTGAATTTGCTTTACAAGGAGCTGAAATATTCTTCTACGGCGAATGGAGGTTAGTACAGTTAATCTACAGGATTCACTCACATTTCCTT
Above is a window of Aspergillus puulaauensis MK2 DNA, chromosome 2, nearly complete sequence DNA encoding:
- a CDS encoding homeobox domain-containing protein (COG:K;~EggNog:ENOG410PJTV;~InterPro:IPR017970,IPR001356,IPR009057;~PFAM:PF00046;~go_function: GO:0000981 - DNA-binding transcription factor activity, RNA polymerase II-specific [Evidence IEA];~go_function: GO:0003677 - DNA binding [Evidence IEA];~go_process: GO:0006355 - regulation of transcription, DNA-templated [Evidence IEA]) codes for the protein MSATGTPDPSTVSTSATAAAHTTSPSSAATTPSPSTSSATTAPSTSARRPQRKSTLTQQQKNNKRQRATQDQLVLLEVEFNKNPTPTAATRERIAQEINMTERSVQIWFQNRRAKIKMLAKKSIETGEGCDSIPESMRQYLAMQFDPTKPGSRDPFGRTGGYGASGAFPNEPIPTGKVVIHHFTCRSLTIGSWRRIGQNAMDLVVFYSPEKACMTYYINNDAAGYKIEYPFAYIKNITLESGDQGPQPNGAPARPTGLVVELNRPPLFYMDSSNSGGFYQCGDFTEDQQASSMMVHRLGGHPKVLSVQLAKLVSLESFQNRLAYGNFPSNGPMSPPFIQRPASQPNQFAPGFMGMYAENPAVMNLQATRGHKRQRSRSVPVAVDFSTLGAPMTPFSMPQAPQYNQNDSSIYAPVPQSAHSLATNLRIDTSSGYAFDPRTHPMSATTTASPSDFASPALFSSAPQGDSTPVAGNLGSQFTLPFVSPAVESGVATQAASPYSNVSHVDPMIANHSPPLTSMSHTPQDMYSMGNEHQTNYTEDGLPMGGMFKHMNFPVSTSMGLESNTYEMPMHPMSGHNSPGIQGEYQGMTLENVDPNVLTPGS